Proteins found in one Deinococcus misasensis DSM 22328 genomic segment:
- a CDS encoding metal-dependent hydrolase, translating to MPAELTFIGHASFKLVTPQGKTLLIDPWLKDNPACPAEFKHFSGADLILITHGHGDHMDLEVLDQAARMGTRLIVPNPIRWFLIERGMDPNLFEGMNKGGTIEVMGIKVTMTQAFHHAQINTAEGAGWLHEGVGYVLHLDNSRIYVAGDTCIFGDMRLIGDIYQPTLALLPIGDRFTMGPLEASHAIRLLGVKEVVPFHYGYIPALVGTPEELASLTQDIEGLNILALQPGETLPL from the coding sequence ATGCCTGCCGAATTGACGTTTATCGGTCATGCCAGCTTCAAACTGGTGACCCCACAGGGTAAAACCCTGTTGATTGATCCCTGGCTCAAAGACAATCCTGCGTGTCCTGCAGAATTCAAGCATTTCTCTGGGGCAGACCTGATCCTGATCACCCACGGACACGGTGACCACATGGATCTGGAGGTGCTCGATCAGGCAGCCAGAATGGGCACCCGTCTCATTGTTCCCAATCCCATCCGCTGGTTCCTGATTGAACGTGGCATGGATCCCAACCTTTTTGAAGGCATGAACAAAGGAGGGACCATTGAGGTGATGGGCATCAAAGTCACCATGACGCAGGCTTTTCACCATGCCCAGATCAACACGGCAGAGGGAGCAGGATGGCTGCACGAAGGGGTGGGTTACGTGCTGCATCTGGACAACAGCCGAATTTATGTGGCTGGAGACACCTGCATTTTTGGAGACATGCGCCTGATTGGTGACATTTACCAGCCCACTCTGGCTTTGCTGCCCATTGGAGACCGGTTCACGATGGGACCTCTGGAAGCTTCACATGCCATTCGGCTTTTGGGGGTCAAAGAGGTGGTGCCTTTTCACTATGGGTACATTCCGGCTCTGGTGGGAACCCCAGAGGAACTGGCATCCCTGACCCAGGACATCGAAGGATTGAACATTCTGGCCTTGCAGCCCGGAGAAACCCTGCCTCTGTAA